DNA from Amorphoplanes friuliensis DSM 7358:
AGGTCGACCCCGGCGTCGTCGCGGCCCAGGGAGACGAAGCCGTCGGCGGACATCCGCTCGCTGAAGCCGAAGTGGTTGACGAGAAACTTGCTCGATGCGGTGACGTCGTCGACGGTGAGTGAGACGGCGGACGAAGAGATGCGCACGTGAACCCCCGATTAGTTGGACGCTGTATAAGATACGCCGTACAGGAAAGGAGCGCCACCCCGTGGCCGAGGCGCGACGCACCATCGACCTGCTCTGGTTCGAGGAGCCGGAGAGCCGGCGTGGCCGCAAGAAGGGCCTGACCGTGGCCCAGGTGATCGACGCGGCCATCACGCTGGCGGATGCCGAGGGTCTCGAGGCCGTGAGCATGCGCCGCGTCGCCCAGGAGCTGGGCGTGGTGCCCATGACGCTCTACACCTACGTCCCCGACAAGGCCGCGCTGCTCGACCTCATGCTCGACACGATCTACCTGCGGATGTCACGGGAGGACCGGCCCGAGGCGCCCTGGCGCGAGCGGCTGCTGGCGGTGGCGGAGGAAAATCGCCTGCTCTACGCGAGCCATCCCTGGGCCGCCGGGCTGTCCCGCAGCCGGCCGCCGCTGGGTCCCGGCCTGATGGCGAAATACGAGC
Protein-coding regions in this window:
- a CDS encoding TetR/AcrR family transcriptional regulator; this translates as MAEARRTIDLLWFEEPESRRGRKKGLTVAQVIDAAITLADAEGLEAVSMRRVAQELGVVPMTLYTYVPDKAALLDLMLDTIYLRMSREDRPEAPWRERLLAVAEENRLLYASHPWAAGLSRSRPPLGPGLMAKYEHELRAFAGTGLDDVETDSALTYLLGFVQAAARAAEDARLDAERSAQSDQQWWEESGPLLAKVFDTHAYPTAVRIGAAAGAELGGAFNPTHAYVFGLERVLDGLGVLIERRASDPRR